A genomic segment from Thamnophis elegans isolate rThaEle1 chromosome 3, rThaEle1.pri, whole genome shotgun sequence encodes:
- the LOC116505278 gene encoding protein FAM228B-like yields the protein MEVAGNGVGPFHLGPLTSTPKESSTSSLPTRTDSLSSENSDSSGEDWLIKIRCPGARHRYSKRAHAKKNISSRSTKTETSSTLDKKDDFTEKTELTPTTSYQDYTKVPRQESADLEWLIRLRCPRAQMEQLMPDVKQSFPGVTTFLSKSQSKISERSPSEKTKTSESWLTQKHLSIAQALVNESQDVIGPIQLLLERESCFIREVDRYLKHNDFLALRRKEVLYKKWFESVSRPLLQKIQDKVDNQSSKEIEERKRKQLSLYLNYCNEKGGAFLESYSPSSYDPFFQRTTPDLWKASIPPLHDPLLKEIEGRDIEASIMKQCETGKLHSCKDIHELHKTELPPLPLGRHLMNPIEWLKVPLHYMESDVRRKCRQKMSTTRNQTSMDFKSWGDSPWPPLKERLPPVGKNEFTQMASLLSKQIFTGPSVWKPKIKSASY from the exons ATGGAGGTGGCGGGGAACGGCGTGGGTCCTTTCCATCTGGGACCGTTGACATCTACGCCTAAAGAGTCATCTACCTCGAGCCTCCCCACACGG aCTGATTCCTTGTCATCTGAAAACAGTGACAGTTCAGGAGAAGACTGGCTCATAAAAATTCGTTGTCCAGGAGCAAGGCATCGATACAGTAAACGAGCTCATGCAAAAAAG AACATATCATCACGGTCCACAAAAACTGAAACCTCAAGCACTCTAGATAAAAAAGATGACTTCACAGAGAAAACAGAATTGACGCCTACTACATCTTACCAG GACTATACAAAAGTGCCAAGGCAGGAGAGTGCAGACTTGGAGTGGCTGATAAGACTTCGTTGCCCAAGAGCTCAAATGGAACAGTTGATGCCAGATGTCAAGCAA TCTTTTCCAGGAGTTACTACATTCCTGAGTAAATCACAGAGCAAGATTTCAGAAAGAAGTCCATCTGAAAAGACAAAAACTTCAGAGAGTTGGCTAACACAGAAGCACTTGTCCATTGCACAG GCTTTAGTTAATGAAAGCCAGGATGTTATTGGTCCCATTCAGTTGCTGCTGGAAAGAGAAAGCTGCTTTATAAGG GAAGTAGACAGGTATTTGAAGCACAATGATTTCTTAGCTCTAAGGAGAAAGGAAGTGCTGTACAAGAAATGGTTTGAAAGTGTTTCAAGACCCCTGCTGCAGAAAATTCAGGACAAAGTTGACAACCAGTCaagcaaagaaatagaagaaaggaagCGAAAACAGCTCTCCCTTTATCTAAACTATTGTAATGAGAAG GGAGGTGCATTTTTAGAAAGTTATAGTCCGTCGTCTTATGATCCTTTCTTCCAGAGGACTACTCCAGACTTGTGGAAG gCATCAATTCCTCCTTTACATGACCCCTTGTTAAAGGAAATAGAAGGAAGAGACATTGAAGCCAGCATTATGAAGCAGTGTGAAACAG GAAAATTACATTCCTGTAAAGATATTCATGAACTACATAAGACTGagttaccaccgcttcctttggGTCGGCATCTTATGAACCCCATAGAGTGGCTGAAAGTCCCATTGCATTATATGGAAAGTGATGTCCGTCGAAAATGCCG gcaaaaaatgagCACAACTAGAAACCAGACTTCTATGGATTTCAAGAGCTGGGGTGACTCACCCTGGCCTCCACTGAAGGAGAGATTACCCCCTGTCGGGAAAAACGAGTTCACCCAAATGGCCAGTCTTTTGTCAAAACAAATATTTACCGGCCCATCAGTTTGGaaaccaaaaataaaatctgCTTCCTATTGA